Part of the Henckelia pumila isolate YLH828 chromosome 2, ASM3356847v2, whole genome shotgun sequence genome is shown below.
atcagtgggtCACACGTGGGACTcactaattttgaccaatcatgggaTTACACATCACCCACAGGGTAATGCCCTGCAGACGGCATGTACTAAACCCCTGAATATGTGAATCTCACGAGTTATAAAGAGGGAGAAATGTACAGCAAAAAAATaagttatattaattaaattaaaataagtaaataaataaacttggcATGCGGGAAATAACGGTTGCCAAAAGCCGCAACAATTCACGAAGAAATAAATTTATCATGTTTCTTTACGTAGTTTAACTTCCACAACCGTTTATTAATTCTTCAACattgaaaaaaacaaaaaacaaaatggATGAGGTTGCGCTGCCACCGGAACCTCTATTAGCCGCGACACCAGCCGCTGGCCTTCCCGCGAACCATATTGTTCCATCGGTGGCTCTGGCCAACGCTATCTCCGCCCCTCGTTTTCCTGTTCCTTGGTCGACCGGCCTCTGCGATTGCTGCGAAGATATTAGCACTTGTGAGTATTATTATTCTTCATCAATTTTAATACAATAAGTAAGAAAATGCTGATCATAATACTGAATCATGATTGAGAACATGAGGGAattttatgttatatatataatttttttgaaattttttattttcatgagaaaaatttatttgctacttgatttaattatatgaCTCCATCTAATTTATGATATGTATGGATGCAGGTTGCTTAACATGTTGGTGCCCTTGCATAACATTTGGTCGGATTGCTGAAGTTGTCGACAGAGGATCCACATGTAATAATTCCCCATACTTATAAATGTTTATTTATATTAGTCATTTTATGCAGGTATTGCATGCATGTAAGCGTATAAATTATAAGTTATTTGTGTTGAATATTTTGTATTACTAACGAGTTTTGCGTAGAAAATTTAGAAATTATATATGTTAAACTTCAGAATTTGAAGATGATTTTATACGTACGCGATTTTTCGTTGATCTATAATTGTATTAATCCAGCTTGTGGGGTGAGCGGGGCGTTGTACTCGTTGATACTGTGTGTGTGCGGGTGTTCTTGCTTGTATTCGTGCTTCTATCGAGCCAAACTGAGGGGGCAATATTTCTTGGAAGAGAGCCCTTGCGCAGATTGCTGCGTTCATATGTGCTGCGAGATGTGCGCTTTATGCCAAGAATATCGACAGCTCCAAAATCAGGGACTCGACTTGTCTATAggtataatatatataagtttTCTCGATTTCGATTTGAATAATTTAGGGTCGATATTTATAGTGAAAATAGAGTTAATTGGAAGGCTAGGCAAGAAGTATCTATCTAGGCCtagattgatatatatatatatatgcagtaATGGGTTGATAATGGAATGGGTAGTTTTAACAGAAATAATTATAGggaattataattttatatgtttCTACTggcatattttaatttatcctCGTTTCATTCAAAATCGAGAttaacttctttttttttttcttatttctattttatataaaaatataaaaatttgtgTGAAACGCTTTTCAGAGTTTGTCacgttatttatttttggaagtatataatataattattaattaattaatgtgaAAAGAAAAATGTAGGTTGGCATGCGAACGTGGAGAGGCAGAAACGAAAGGATACAATGCCTCCGCCCATTCAGAACACAATAAAGCGATAGACTGGAGACCAAGTCGTACCatttgtctttttttaaaaaaattgattcattcgtttttattttatgactttAAAATGTACTTCCTAGTTTCCTTTCAagtaaaaaaattgtatatgaattttcaaaaaaaaaatttgtatatgtttcgttatttaattatttattttaccttGGActccatttatttattttttttattttttgagaaaaaccttTGAGACTAGCGATTGAAAGTGCGCGCGATACAATTTGTCGTGTGGAAAAACTTTGAGATATTGAGGTCTGACAACCTTGAATATCCTCAATAATCCAGCAGCGTCGCAACTCCATCATGATCTTCTTGTAAAAATCTTAATTGTTATAGAATTttgtataaaaatttaataaactgATATATCtttgatattttaaaaattttgctcaGAATACGTCCCCTGCGACCCATGTGAAGCGGGCGCTCAAGTGTAgatatttattgtattttagtgttttttgCATGTGATTTGAATCTAATGCCCTCATTTTTCAGAATAAATCATCACTCTTTTCTTTTTCTCACCAATCAAAGTCATGTATCTGGGAAACAAATTACAAAATGTGGACCAAATTTTTAATACAAGGAAAACAAAAGctgtcaaaatattttttaaaaaaatggggGAGGATTTGTGAAGTACATgcgaataaatatttattttttatttttaaaaaatattattattatacaaaTATGTTAACTGTGATAAATAATATTactttaaaataacaatttattgagtggatatatctctttaataagatattatgattaattagaaaattaattttttaacttaaaatttaaaattatgagATACAAAATTAAGAATGTCAAAACAAAGTATAACTTGTTTTGAAAAGTtgaaaatacaataaaaattaagaTGAAAATAGAGCTAATAATTAATATCtgcttaaatttttatatatatttaacaataattttttaaataattaatgtttAGATAATTAATTTAGAACTTGAAATTATTAATGAATTtactaatataaaattaatcgattaAAGGATAACATTATCGATTTAtaatacaaaaattaaatattgagACAATATACATATTGATATATCCCAGTTTTAACATGCctttattttatatatgatgTACTTATATTTGTATTTTATACTCTCGAAAAAAgtatttctattttattttaaataatgtaTTAGACATTTGGACAAAtatgtatattattttagaGTTGTATTGCATAATATTaagaaatattaaattttgataCAAAGTGATACTATCAAAGTTGTCACCACTATTGATCTCTGGAATTGTGTATCGCAAGTGtccaaatataattttattttttttaaaaaaatgaagatCAATGAGAATTAAGGgtatataattttgaaaaaaatgcaTCCAAAAATAgtctaaagaagaaaaagaataaTTTATTCTCAAAAAATGGCAATTGGGTCAATTCTTGTGgaaaaaaacatcaaaatgTCTTCCCTAAGGAGTGTTCAAGTTGATAGAGTAGGTGAGCATTTGGCTAGAGGTCAAGAGTCTGGTTCTTCCTGCCAATATCTTCTTGGACTAGCTTGTCGCACAGTGCTTGTCTAATGCGATTTACCTGACTAGGATAGTTtacaggctattgcgttagtccgagaTTTTACCCGGTGCGAACTATAAAGTAGCCCACTGCGGGATCTCACGTCAataaaaaaacatcaaaatttcataaatactTGCATCACTTCTCATGCAACTACAACATGAGTAGGATGATTGTTGtaagcaaaatttttaaaaagtcaATGACATATTAgtctattaaattttttaaaaaaaataattgtgataattaaaattttcacgAGAAGTCCAAGTGCTAAAAACAAATTgtgataattaaaattttcacgAGAACTTCGAGTGCTATTATCCCTCATATACCGCAACCTTCATTTTCAAGGTCAATAGCATTACATTTTGTTCCCAAATATGTTCAAGATTAGGTGCTCACACATCATCTTTTACGATCCTATTATATGTATTGTTTgtttatttacaaaaaattcTTAGAGATaatcttacaaataaattttataaaacaaATCTCTTATTTCAAACcaaacatatttataataaaaaaattatagttttgatatataaaacaatatttttttcacaagtaatcaaaaaaaaaaaatttctcacaaaattaacccttaaaatcacattttgttttgctttttatgtcaaaaatattatttcattgtAAATATGGATCATGTCAATTATTCACACGGATAGAAGTCCAACTCTTATTACTAATATCTTTTCACAATCCTTCAAAAATGCTTTGCAAGTTTCCAGTGCATCAAACCTTCAAAATAAGATTTCAAACTCGAGGAGGTGGGTATCACAGCTAAACAGAAAAGATCAACTACAACATTAGCAAGAGTTGGTTCGGAGAAAATACAATACAAACAAAACGGAATTTCTGAGATAATAGTAAACAAGTAAAATTCGATCGCCTGCTCAAATTTATGATTATTCAAGAGGCACTACAATAATAACGGGAGACATGCATAAAAATAGACACCAGAAATAACATTTTGTCGGGCGTGAACTTGTTTCTAGCTCGACATCATATGGTCGATCGATTGAAGAGCTTGATTGGCAAAGAAACGGACATCAACGTCTGGGTCCTCAGCAAGATCTACCAAGCAAGGGCGTATGGTTTTCTCCACCACCTTGGAAAGTAGATCATGTTTCAAAGACATGAGTGAGGGATGAACAGAAAGAACACAGGAAAAAACGAGATACTATCGATTCAATTTCACGTTTCACCAGGTGCATATGCATGCAAGTAAAAGAAACAGATAGTTAACTTACCGATTGATCGACGATGGGGATCATGGATTGCAAAACTTTAGCCACGTTAAATTTTATGTTCGGTACTCTGCAAAATACAAATAACTCATATAGTTGACTATATGCAGAGAGGCTAATTATTACACAACCATATTCACAGATAATTTTGGAAACTGGGGTTACTTGTCTTTTGATGCGGTAACAATGACAGGCAACAGTTTGGAACATGTTATCTCAGAGCCCATAACAGGTGCAAGCAATGAAACTGCACGAAGAATGGTCATTCGATACAGGTAGTGTGGGTTGCTAATCATGTCCAACACCTGCATGGAAACGACAAGGCTATGAACGCATATTCATGTTATATTTTAAAACAGTggccaaaatggcaaaaattttaattttaatgctTGAACAATTTGCCTCAATGAAGATAACATCACAATGTTATCCATGACTAACTCGAGCCATTCCTCATCTAGTCATACGCCTTAATATGCTCACAAATGCTCCTCTTGCCTTGATAGGCATGAGTTCACTATGACTCTCTCCTTTCTATACTCTCTAGGTTAACAAAAGCAGACATCAACTCGTTAATTTTACTCTAGGATTTGAAAAACTTGTGCATGACATAAGAGACTAAAACTTGAAAGATAAACATCCCCTTTGGCTTCATATATGAGCTACAACGAGAATTTAATCAGTCGTAAATGCAAAAAAGTTTATTGAAAGACAAGCTAGCAACTTCATTGGAAGCAGAAAGAAAAATAACACGATAACTGACAATCATCAACAAACCTGTGGTACTATATGCTGCATTGCCCACTCTGGACCAAATTCTTCAGCAAGTCGTTTCAGATTATTAGCAGCAGCATCTCTAATTGAGTGAACctttataaaaaacaaaaaataagacATCAACGGTTGTCCATTTCAATGGTTTTACACATTGACGTGCATTAGTCCATGACAAAGGTTAAAAAAATGCCCTGTTTagggaaagaaaataaaagaaaaaaggcTTATTCGAAAGGAAAAAAAACGGCCAACTTACATGAAATATCATTAATCAAAATAGAGAAGCAAAAGTCATTTAGGGAACGAAGCAACAAAGaggaaataattaaatgaaGGTTGAATCTACGTATATCTCTTGAAAGTCTCATCATGAATAACATCAAATTTGACCTCCCTTTTCAAACTTAATAACAGACATGGCATCGACGCATTGTTCTTTCAAAGTTCCCATGTAGATTGGACAACGAGAAAAAACTATCAATTGTAAAATAAGTATACACATTAGCTGAGCATAATCCTAAGAAAAGAACACCAACCTTGTCCTGTAACCACTGCATGCAAAGGGCACCCAATTTATCATCAAAAAATCCAACACCCAATTGACTAGCCAATAGCGGTATATATTCTATGATGGCAAGCCGAACCCTCCAATGTCTATCCTCTGCCAGCTCGACAATAGCTGGTAACAAAGATTGAGAGAGCAAATCAATCCCAATAACCTGCATGCATCCAGATTCCAGAAACAGGAataatttatcaatattttgaaaaagCCATACAGGTGAAGAAGTTCCTTCACAAAAGAAACAATTTGAAGGAATGTTACACACCTGATTGACTTGATCTAGCTTGCTAATGATATTGAGGCGAACATCAGGAAATTCATCTTtcaataaagaaagaaaaatagGAAGAAGTTGTTCAATGGTTGCATCCTGCATTATCAACAAAACCAAGCTTTCAATCTTTAAAAGCCACTGTAATTGTCTGCATTTCTAATTAGTTCTTTACTTAAGAAATGAGGCTCCACGAAAGTATAAATACTATATTAAAAAACCATGAAATCAACAAGGAATCACCAATCAGTTGAAACTTCTACAACACAAATTATATAAGGTGAGTTTAGAAAGGAGAGAAAATACCACCTCACATCCATACCCATACAAAAACTATACTGGTGACTGAACCAATATTTATAGGATCCAAACAGGGCTAAAATGCATACGTGTCTACGAAACAGGGAATTTTTATTTCCCAAAGACATTGCAAAGCTAAATTCGCATTGAATCCTAAAAAGACCCTACTTCCCCTTCACAAAAACCAAGATCAATCTGCGCATGATTCCAACCTCCAGGATTGGACAATAGAGACATCTTGACTCTAAATTCAGGCAAGCCACTGCTGACTCTGGCTCACCAACCATGACATAGATTTCGCGTGCATAAAGAAAATGTATACGTTCTCCAGGTCAAATGACAAGGTGTTGCCATCTCAAGATTAGAGCTATCCATGGATAGAAATTGTATATTGTTGAACTGGAACTAAGATTGATTGACAGCAAAAACTAAGTATACGGCAACAAGCAGGTGGACATGGTAGCATATGCATAAAACAATTTAATGTTCAGCGTAGCCAATCATGTGGGTATTATGAAGCAAAAAGAGATTGTCATTCCATCTCTGAACACATGCATGGTGTTGGGGACCCAAATAATGGTGGGCCTAGATATTTAACAAGAAATGGGTCAAGGCCCAAATCAGGGTCCATGGTTACTACAGTTCAAGTGTAAGAGGAAAGGAGAGGATAAAATAGGAGCAGAGGGGGAAGATGAAGATTCAGATATTCTTTGAGAGTTTCGTTACCAGCATTGCCTGGATGAGGGATATTTATCCTTCATACAGATGATTACTTCTCTGGGAAACTACTTTTATATCTCATATCCCATATCCCATATTCCATATTCCATATTCCTAAAtataaatttcattttctaGCGCCTATGATATCGATTAATTGTAGAATTGTTCCCTTGTGCTGTTAAAGTGTTTAGTTGCAACGCAAATGCGTTCAAATAACATAAGACAGTAAGGCACCAACAACATTATTTAAACTACAATGGAGCAGAATGAATTAGCAGTTCATCGTGAAACAAGAATTTGGATCAACAGTGTCTTTCAGCAACTTTAAGTTGCAATTCACGTTTACCTTTCCCAATACAGGAGCCATTCCCATTATGACAGATGCCAAAGCAGATCTCACGTGTTGTGAGGAATCAGATGACAATTCCTGCAAGCAACACCTCCTTTTATTAGACAGTAAGGGAAGGGAAAGAAAGCAATTACATGAACCATAAATTCACCAactatcataaaaaaaatacatctgGCTACTACCTTCACACAGGGAAGGATATGCTGAATAGCGAGTTCAGGGTTAAGAATCCGACAGAATTTGGTGACTTTTCCAGCAGCTGCTATACGCACTTCCGCTTCATTATCTCGAAGTAGGCGAACATAAGCAGGAACCAAATCCGTCCTGAGACATAATAACAGTATAAtgcatcattttattttattatgagaAAAATTAGCAATTAAAAAAGGTAAATCACAGCAAAAATTAACATATTCAGTTAAAGTTGGGAGTGGATAGTTCTCAAACGAGGAACTAAAATTCGACTAGACACCCCATAAACAATTAAAAGGGACATAGGAACATATATGACTGTGATAACAGTGCCCACattaacaaaaattttatcattggCATCTGTCATTCTGCAACTTTGTTGTAGCTAAATATGATCAGTTAAGATACCATCGTCATCACAAGGAAAACACGACTCTTAAATTTGAAAGTAATCCCAAGGaaattttcaattaaaataCATGGAAAGAAACTCGAAAATCACTGAATCGCCAAAATTTCGATATCTTACAGGCATAAAACGAAAGCACGTCGTGATAACACAtggataaaaataataaataggaTCAGCGGAGCAAAAGAGTACTCTTAATCAAATAATAGCAATAATCTTACGCTTGTTATTACATGTTGATAAAAACATATAGGGCCTCAAATACACACATAAGGAAGAAAGAACAAATAATTATATAAGTATATAACTGATAATCTACTTTCCACATGCCATGTGATTACCTTGTAAACAAATTAAATGTTAAACAAGAAATTTGTATAAGCATCAGGCCATACAGAGAACCAAGAATGCATCacgaaaaatgaaataaaaaaataataacctGGTAGGTTCAGGTCCAACAGCTTCGCAAAGCTCATACAACTGGTTGGCAACCATGTAGCGAACACGCCAAGACTTATCCTGATACAATTTTCAAGAATGTTAAAATGGAGGATTGTCCGCAATAcccaaaaaaataatcaaaagcaCAACAATTACAGACGTCAGAACAGTAAGACATTAAACATGTTTGGCACTGATAATCACAAACAGTAAAATTGTACCTGCGAGAAGTTTACAATTACGGGGAGAATATGTGCAACACAATCTTGAGGCTCCAACAATTTTCCAAGAGCAGCACAGCTCTCCACGGCTAGTAACCGAACAGAATCTTGATCTGAAAAGAGGATATGACGAATCATGAATGTTAAAACTTGTTTGCAGCcagaaatacttatgatattatgtattcCACATCGTGTAAATCGATGCTTCTCATTCTCATTGTTCAATCCGACTAATAGTCTAATACACTTAAAGCACTCTTGATTACAGGGCATGACAATACGAAAAACCATTTTGAAGATATCTGAGCGTTAGATGATTTGAATACCCTCAAACATTTCTGATTATTGACTCCTTCAATCACATTCCACACACAAGACCACATTCAATTTTCTTGAGTATGATTCCATTATTCTTTAGCATGAATGATGCACTTCATTCTGTCTAGCTTTAAATAGAGATTCCAACTACTCCTTATCTTATCCTACTACAAAATTTTTGCATGGTTCAAGTAATCTGTCTGCAAGCAAAAGCCATGTATGCTACCATGTTATGCTTATACCAAGTTAAAAGGCAATAGAGTTTTATTTAAAATCTCACTGTACAATATCAACTTTTGTTTCGAACTAGAGGCAAGTTCAAGAGAGTTAATGGTTTAAATAATGCTGTGAAaggaattaaatatttaattaataaggtTACAAGTGAATATCCAGTTCTGGATAAAT
Proteins encoded:
- the LOC140879133 gene encoding protein PLANT CADMIUM RESISTANCE 11-like, producing MDEVALPPEPLLAATPAAGLPANHIVPSVALANAISAPRFPVPWSTGLCDCCEDISTCCLTCWCPCITFGRIAEVVDRGSTSCGVSGALYSLILCVCGCSCLYSCFYRAKLRGQYFLEESPCADCCVHMCCEMCALCQEYRQLQNQGLDLSIGWHANVERQKRKDTMPPPIQNTIKR
- the LOC140879445 gene encoding uncharacterized protein is translated as MSAVDEPLYPIAVLIDELKNDDIQLRLNSIRRLSTIARALGEERTRKELIPFLSENNDDDDEVLLAMAEELGVFIPYVGGVEHAHVLLPPLETLCTVEETCVREKAVESLCRIGSQMRESDLVDWFIPLVKRLAAGEWFTARVSACGLFHIAYPSAPDMLKTELRSIYSQLCQDDMPMVRRAAATNLGKFAATVEPAHLKTDIMSMFDDLTQDDQDSVRLLAVESCAALGKLLEPQDCVAHILPVIVNFSQDKSWRVRYMVANQLYELCEAVGPEPTRTDLVPAYVRLLRDNEAEVRIAAAGKVTKFCRILNPELAIQHILPCVKELSSDSSQHVRSALASVIMGMAPVLGKDATIEQLLPIFLSLLKDEFPDVRLNIISKLDQVNQVIGIDLLSQSLLPAIVELAEDRHWRVRLAIIEYIPLLASQLGVGFFDDKLGALCMQWLQDKVHSIRDAAANNLKRLAEEFGPEWAMQHIVPQVLDMISNPHYLYRMTILRAVSLLAPVMGSEITCSKLLPVIVTASKDKVPNIKFNVAKVLQSMIPIVDQSVVEKTIRPCLVDLAEDPDVDVRFFANQALQSIDHMMSS